The following DNA comes from Cellulomonas soli.
GGCGCGCACCACGGCCAGCCCGAGGCCCGACCCGCTCGACGCACCGTCGCCGCGGGCGAACCGGTCGAACACCCGCTCACGCACCTCCGGGGGGATCCCCGGGCCGTCGTCCACCACGTCGAGGCGGACGACGCCGTCGACGCGGCGCACCTCGACGCGCACCGTGGTGCCGGCCGGGGTATGGCGCACGGCGTTGCCGACGAGGTTGTGCACGACCTGCAGGAGCCGTTCGCGGTCGCCGAGCAGGGGGGCGGGCTCGGTGTCGATGCGCACGTCCCGCTCCGGGGCGACGACCCTGAGGTCGTCGGCGACCTCCCGTACGACGTCGGCGAGGTCCAACCGGTCGCGGCGCAGCGGCACGTCCTCGTCGAGCCGGGCGAGCAGCGCCATCTGGTCGACGAGGTGGCGCATGCGGGTCGTCTCGGCCTCGACGCGCACCATGGCGCGGTCGAGCCGGTCGCCGTCCAGCCCGCCCTGCAGGTACAGGTCCGCCCAGCCGTGCACGATCGTCAACGGGGTGCGCAGCTCGTGCGACGCGTCCTGCACGAAGGCGCGGACCCGGTCCTCGGCGTCGGTCCGTCGACGCAGGGCCTCCTGGAGTGCCACGGCCAGTTCGTGGGTCTCAGCATCGGGCTGGTCGAGCGGCAGCACGGCGCCCGGGACACCCTCCCCGACAGCACGCGCCGCTGCGGCGAGCGTCCGCACGGGGCCCAGCCCGCGATGCACCACACCTGCGGCCAGCGCGGTCGCGAGCCCGAGGAGCGCCAGACCCGCGAAAGCCTCGACGACCATGAGGCGGGCCACGACCTCGCGGTCCTGCGCGACGTCCACCGCCACGAGCACCCGGTCGACCTGGATGTCCCCGCCCCCACCGGCGGGGTCGAGCCGGATGGTCAGGCCCGGGGTCGCGACGGCGCCGACCCGCACCGGTTTACCGTCCCAGCGCACTCCGACGGGCGCCGCGCCCGCCTCCACGTCGACGACCCCCGTGAGGTCCTGCGGCGCCGTGGTCCGCCCACCCGCGACAGCCATGACGACGACGTCCCCCTGCGCGGCGGCGACGATCGTGTCGTCGGGCACGAGGGTCCGCAGGGCGGTCTCTGCGAGGGTGCCGCCCGGGGG
Coding sequences within:
- a CDS encoding sensor histidine kinase; amino-acid sequence: MSEAAGSSPRRARRSIRARLVVGLVAVLLAALVGAGVVSVVALRRILVEHADERVTAALDVVLARADPPGGTLAETALRTLVPDDTIVAAAQGDVVVMAVAGGRTTAPQDLTGVVDVEAGAAPVGVRWDGKPVRVGAVATPGLTIRLDPAGGGGDIQVDRVLVAVDVAQDREVVARLMVVEAFAGLALLGLATALAAGVVHRGLGPVRTLAAAARAVGEGVPGAVLPLDQPDAETHELAVALQEALRRRTDAEDRVRAFVQDASHELRTPLTIVHGWADLYLQGGLDGDRLDRAMVRVEAETTRMRHLVDQMALLARLDEDVPLRRDRLDLADVVREVADDLRVVAPERDVRIDTEPAPLLGDRERLLQVVHNLVGNAVRHTPAGTTVRVEVRRVDGVVRLDVVDDGPGIPPEVRERVFDRFARGDGASSGSGLGLAVVRAVVGGHHGTVGLLEAGTGTHVRVTLPST